The Catenuloplanes niger genome includes a window with the following:
- a CDS encoding SDR family oxidoreductase produces the protein MTYLIVGAGGHLGGEVARRALERGHRVTGTYHSAPGEISGVGWRPLDIRNRVAVRELCAAVRPSVVINTAARYGDWATTADGAASVALAAADVGARLVHLSTDALHGGRAEPYGDDEVPSPITPYGASKAAAETAVRALHPGAVLVRTSLIIGDEHSAQVRLCIDMITGRTPGVLFTDEFRCPIGVEDLAAAVLELAGNDVSGVLNVAGPDTVTRAELGELVARRYGLDPLRVPVGSLNGMQRPARVVLDSSRAVALLTTRVRGVRELLDHRPE, from the coding sequence TTGACCTACCTGATCGTCGGCGCCGGGGGACACCTCGGCGGCGAGGTCGCCCGCCGCGCCCTGGAGCGGGGCCACCGGGTGACCGGGACGTACCACTCGGCGCCGGGGGAGATCTCCGGCGTCGGGTGGCGCCCGCTCGACATCCGCAACCGGGTGGCGGTCCGCGAGCTGTGCGCCGCGGTCCGCCCGTCCGTGGTGATCAACACCGCGGCCCGGTACGGCGACTGGGCGACCACCGCGGACGGCGCGGCCTCGGTCGCGCTGGCCGCCGCGGACGTCGGCGCCCGGCTGGTGCACCTGTCCACGGACGCGCTGCACGGCGGGCGCGCGGAGCCGTACGGCGACGACGAGGTGCCGTCACCGATCACGCCCTACGGCGCGTCGAAGGCCGCGGCCGAGACCGCGGTGCGGGCCCTGCACCCGGGAGCCGTGCTGGTCCGCACCTCGCTGATCATCGGGGACGAGCACAGCGCGCAGGTCCGGCTCTGCATCGACATGATCACCGGCCGGACGCCCGGCGTGCTGTTCACGGACGAGTTCCGCTGCCCGATCGGCGTCGAGGACCTCGCGGCCGCGGTGCTCGAGCTGGCCGGGAACGACGTCAGCGGCGTGCTCAACGTGGCCGGGCCGGACACCGTGACCCGGGCCGAGCTGGGCGAGCTGGTGGCGCGACGCTACGGGCTGGACCCGTTGCGGGTGCCGGTCGGCTCGCTGAACGGCATGCAGCGTCCCGCGCGCGTCGTCCTGGACTCGTCGAGGGCCGTGGCGCTGCTGACCACGCGCGTCCGCGGCGTACGTGAGCTGCTCGATCACCGTCCGGAGTGA
- a CDS encoding sulfatase-like hydrolase/transferase: MTVTRRAAAAALLAGLTMLTAAPAVTAAPVAPRRPNVLLVVLDDAGLGQIDVMRHTRAWLGRTGRDYTHAVATTPSCCPSRSSILSGRYVHNTGVLQQDRIGVYDHDRTLQHDLKRAGYATAAAGKLFNGWELAKKPPHIDHWALQHGGYVKAHFNVDGTDVYPPYSTTFTGRQVTGYIDRFEKNDDTPWFIHAGFVAPHSPYTAEPKYADVKLSWRSNPATREKDRSDKPAYVRRYRVTAEEGAQTAIAQMRTLLSVDDQMEAIRRRLAATGELDDTLVVFLSDNGKSLGEHGLPTKFVPYQGSVHVPLLLWWPGHVPAGRDSRVAPLIDVAPTVLELAGLSPSYRVDGRSLLTGPRRTGVLLEYWYDKANGNVPTWASTYAPGAYQYIETYDGPRVDREYYDLRRDPWQLTNLLGDGRAAGDPDVRSLAAALARARTCAGAADCP, from the coding sequence ATGACAGTAACTCGTCGCGCTGCGGCGGCTGCCCTGCTCGCCGGCCTCACGATGCTCACGGCCGCACCCGCCGTGACGGCCGCCCCGGTCGCGCCACGCCGGCCGAACGTCCTGCTGGTCGTGCTGGACGACGCCGGCCTCGGCCAGATCGACGTCATGCGGCACACGCGGGCCTGGCTCGGCCGGACCGGCCGCGACTACACGCACGCGGTCGCGACCACGCCGTCCTGCTGCCCGAGCCGTTCGTCGATCCTCAGCGGGCGGTACGTGCACAACACCGGCGTCCTCCAGCAGGACCGGATCGGCGTCTACGACCACGACCGGACGCTCCAGCACGACCTCAAGCGGGCCGGGTACGCCACCGCGGCGGCCGGGAAGCTGTTCAACGGGTGGGAACTCGCGAAGAAGCCGCCGCACATCGACCACTGGGCGCTGCAGCACGGCGGGTACGTCAAGGCGCACTTCAACGTGGACGGGACGGACGTCTACCCGCCGTACTCGACCACGTTCACCGGCCGGCAGGTGACCGGCTACATCGACCGGTTCGAGAAGAACGACGACACGCCGTGGTTCATCCACGCCGGGTTCGTCGCGCCGCACTCGCCGTACACGGCCGAGCCGAAGTACGCCGACGTGAAGCTGAGCTGGCGGTCCAACCCGGCGACGCGCGAGAAGGACCGGTCGGACAAGCCCGCGTACGTGCGCCGGTACCGGGTCACCGCGGAGGAGGGGGCGCAGACCGCGATCGCGCAGATGCGCACGCTGCTCTCCGTCGACGACCAGATGGAGGCGATCCGCCGCCGCCTCGCCGCGACCGGCGAACTCGACGACACGCTCGTCGTCTTCCTGTCCGACAACGGAAAATCCCTCGGCGAACACGGCCTGCCCACGAAATTCGTCCCCTACCAGGGCTCGGTCCACGTACCGCTGCTGCTCTGGTGGCCCGGCCACGTGCCCGCCGGACGCGACTCCCGGGTCGCGCCGCTGATCGACGTCGCGCCCACGGTGCTGGAACTCGCCGGGCTCTCGCCCAGCTACCGGGTCGACGGCCGCAGCCTGCTCACCGGCCCGCGCCGGACCGGCGTGCTCCTCGAGTACTGGTACGACAAGGCCAACGGTAACGTCCCGACCTGGGCGTCCACCTACGCGCCCGGCGCATACCAGTACATCGAGACCTACGACGGGCCGCGCGTCGACCGGGAGTACTACGACCTGCGCCGCGACCCCTGGCAGCTGACCAACCTGCTCGGCGACGGGCGCGCCGCCGGCGACCCGGACGTGCGGTCGCTCGCCGCCGCGCTCGCCCGCGCCCGGACCTGCGCCGGAGCCGCCGACTGTCCGTGA